From the Streptomyces syringium genome, one window contains:
- a CDS encoding SGM_5486 family transporter-associated protein — protein MSVLDPNPKNGQKTLVTILGVMLGITVVIGVIATLASP, from the coding sequence ATGAGCGTGCTCGACCCGAACCCCAAGAACGGCCAGAAGACCCTGGTCACCATCCTCGGCGTGATGCTCGGCATCACCGTCGTCATCGGCGTCATCGCGACGCTCGCCTCGCCCTGA
- a CDS encoding ABC transporter ATP-binding protein/permease translates to MGHGVPELVLELNGQTWTLDPSRSYSLGRDPQGDMVLEDARVSWRHATVRWGGHSWVIEDHGSTNGTYVQGQRIQQMEIGPGQAVNLGNATDGPRLNLTVAGASAPVADIYNAHTAMAAPVQGRQAPPQHQQQPGMGWQQPQQPQQYQDPAQQQGGWQQPQHQQHQQAYVPQQQSPAHQAPGGGAGAPPAHGDRSPTSFHQMALGRVMRIGRALENELVVSDLQVSRHHAEFRATHDGRFEIVDLGSHNGTYVNGQPVRQQIIGPNDIIGVGHSTFRLVGDRLEEFVDTGDVSFSARHLTVTVEGGKQILKDVSFGVPEKSLIAVIGPSGSGKSTLLKALTGYRPANEGDVLYDNRNLYKQFAELRQRIGLVPQDDILHKELTVRKALRYAAKLRFPGDTAASEREARITEVLGELKLDIHADKKVTSLSGGQRKRVSVALELLTKPSLIFLDEPTSGLDPGMDRDVMQLLRGLADDGRTVLVVTHSVAELALCDKLLVMAPGGSVAYFGPPEEALNFFGYETWADVFSAFENYRDYDWSGRWRGSQHYQMYAADLDAVAPQAVHVQPQMVRPPKPQSWGSQLWTLMRRYVSVIASDRGFMGLMLILPAVLGGVSCVIPSDFGLAAPGKGHFNQDAGTIMLILAVGACFSGAANSVRELIKERVIYERERAVGLSRSAYLMSKVIILGLITAVQGVIISAIGFSVRELPAEGLILKALPAAELCLVIIALGFTSMMIGLVISALVKTAEKTMPLLVMFAIVQVVFTGIMFKIYDSPGIEQFAWLMPSRWAIGAAGATLDLSHIMAPMDKGNPKNLDPLWEHTAAQWGIDMTVLIILGVICGFAVARLLRRHEPEVMRN, encoded by the coding sequence GTGGGGCATGGAGTGCCGGAACTCGTACTGGAATTGAATGGACAGACGTGGACGCTCGATCCGTCCAGGTCCTACAGCCTGGGGCGCGACCCCCAGGGTGACATGGTGCTGGAGGACGCCCGGGTCTCGTGGCGGCACGCCACCGTCCGGTGGGGCGGGCACAGTTGGGTCATCGAGGACCACGGCAGCACCAACGGCACCTATGTACAGGGCCAGCGGATCCAGCAGATGGAGATCGGCCCCGGCCAGGCGGTGAACCTGGGCAACGCGACCGACGGTCCGCGGCTGAATCTCACCGTTGCCGGCGCCTCCGCACCGGTCGCGGACATCTACAACGCGCACACCGCGATGGCCGCGCCCGTGCAGGGCCGTCAGGCGCCGCCGCAGCACCAGCAGCAGCCGGGCATGGGCTGGCAGCAGCCCCAGCAGCCGCAGCAGTATCAGGACCCCGCGCAGCAGCAGGGCGGCTGGCAGCAGCCCCAGCACCAGCAGCACCAGCAGGCGTACGTCCCGCAGCAGCAGTCGCCCGCGCACCAGGCGCCCGGCGGCGGTGCCGGAGCCCCGCCCGCCCACGGTGACCGCAGCCCCACCAGCTTCCACCAGATGGCGCTCGGCCGTGTGATGCGCATCGGTCGTGCCCTGGAGAACGAGCTGGTCGTCTCCGACCTCCAGGTCTCCCGGCACCACGCCGAATTCCGGGCCACGCACGACGGCCGCTTCGAGATCGTCGACCTCGGCAGCCACAACGGCACGTATGTCAACGGTCAGCCGGTCCGCCAGCAGATCATCGGCCCGAACGACATCATCGGTGTCGGTCACTCCACGTTCCGGCTCGTCGGCGACCGCCTCGAGGAGTTCGTCGACACCGGCGACGTCTCCTTCTCCGCCCGTCACCTCACGGTCACCGTCGAGGGCGGCAAGCAGATCCTCAAGGACGTCTCCTTCGGCGTCCCCGAGAAGTCGCTGATCGCGGTCATCGGCCCGTCCGGCTCCGGCAAGTCCACCCTGCTCAAGGCGCTCACCGGATACCGCCCGGCCAACGAGGGCGACGTCCTCTACGACAACCGGAACCTGTACAAGCAGTTCGCCGAGCTGCGTCAGCGCATCGGTCTCGTCCCGCAGGACGACATCCTGCACAAGGAGCTCACCGTCCGGAAGGCGCTGAGGTACGCGGCCAAGCTCCGCTTCCCCGGCGACACCGCGGCGTCCGAGCGCGAGGCCCGTATAACCGAGGTCCTGGGCGAGCTGAAGCTCGACATCCACGCCGACAAGAAGGTCACCTCCCTCTCCGGCGGCCAGCGCAAGCGCGTCTCCGTCGCCCTGGAGCTGCTCACCAAGCCGTCGCTGATCTTCCTGGACGAGCCGACCTCCGGTCTCGACCCGGGCATGGACCGCGACGTCATGCAGCTGCTGCGCGGCCTCGCCGACGACGGCCGTACGGTCCTCGTGGTCACCCACTCCGTCGCCGAGCTGGCGCTCTGCGACAAGCTGCTGGTCATGGCGCCCGGCGGCTCGGTCGCCTACTTCGGCCCGCCGGAGGAGGCGCTCAACTTCTTCGGCTACGAGACGTGGGCCGATGTCTTCTCCGCCTTCGAGAACTACCGGGACTACGACTGGTCGGGCCGCTGGCGCGGCTCGCAGCACTACCAGATGTACGCCGCGGACCTCGACGCCGTGGCCCCGCAGGCCGTACACGTACAGCCCCAGATGGTCCGCCCGCCCAAGCCGCAGAGCTGGGGCTCCCAGCTGTGGACGCTGATGCGCCGGTACGTCTCGGTCATCGCCTCCGACCGCGGCTTCATGGGTCTGATGCTCATCCTGCCCGCCGTGCTCGGCGGCGTCAGCTGCGTGATCCCCTCCGACTTCGGCCTGGCGGCGCCCGGGAAGGGGCACTTCAACCAGGACGCCGGCACGATCATGCTGATCCTCGCGGTCGGCGCGTGCTTCTCCGGTGCGGCCAACTCCGTCCGTGAGTTGATCAAGGAACGGGTGATCTACGAACGGGAGCGCGCCGTCGGCCTCTCCCGGTCGGCGTATCTGATGTCCAAGGTGATCATCCTCGGTCTGATCACCGCGGTGCAGGGCGTGATCATCTCCGCGATCGGCTTCTCGGTCCGCGAGCTGCCGGCGGAGGGGCTGATCCTCAAGGCCCTGCCGGCCGCCGAGCTCTGCCTGGTGATCATCGCGCTCGGCTTCACCTCGATGATGATCGGCCTGGTCATCTCCGCCCTGGTGAAGACCGCCGAGAAGACCATGCCGCTGCTGGTCATGTTCGCGATCGTCCAGGTCGTCTTCACCGGCATCATGTTCAAGATCTACGACTCGCCGGGCATCGAGCAGTTCGCCTGGCTGATGCCGTCCCGCTGGGCCATCGGCGCCGCCGGTGCCACGCTGGACCTCTCGCACATCATGGCCCCGATGGACAAGGGCAACCCGAAGAACCTCGATCCGCTCTGGGAGCACACCGCCGCCCAGTGGGGCATCGACATGACCGTGCTGATCATCCTCGGTGTCATCTGCGGCTTCGCGGTCGCACGCCTGCTGCGCCGCCACGAGCCGGAGGTCATGCGCAACTAG
- a CDS encoding SixA phosphatase family protein produces MSAEPTRRIVLLRHAKAEWSDDSDHERPLAERGRKDSPVAGRRLATAGIIPDLALCSTSVRTRETWKLAVHELPQRPRTVYEDRLYEASLGELIAVINETSDEVADLLLVGHNPGMHALADALAGEAESDLLPRLNRSGFPTAAIAVLTFSGPWKSVEHGSGKLVAFWPPHE; encoded by the coding sequence ATGAGCGCCGAACCGACCCGCAGGATTGTTCTTCTCCGGCACGCCAAGGCCGAGTGGTCCGACGATTCCGACCATGAGCGCCCGCTCGCGGAGCGCGGCCGCAAGGATTCCCCGGTCGCCGGGCGCCGGCTCGCCACCGCCGGCATCATCCCCGACCTGGCCCTCTGTTCGACCTCCGTCCGCACCCGGGAGACCTGGAAGCTCGCCGTCCACGAGCTGCCCCAGCGCCCGCGCACGGTCTATGAGGACCGGCTGTACGAGGCCTCCCTCGGCGAGCTCATCGCGGTGATCAACGAGACGTCCGACGAAGTGGCCGACCTGCTGCTCGTCGGGCACAACCCCGGCATGCACGCCCTGGCCGACGCGCTGGCCGGCGAGGCCGAGAGCGACCTCCTGCCCCGGCTGAACCGCTCCGGATTCCCCACCGCCGCGATCGCGGTGCTCACCTTCAGCGGGCCCTGGAAGAGCGTCGAGCACGGCAGCGGCAAGCTGGTCGCGTTCTGGCCGCCCCACGAGTAG
- the serB gene encoding phosphoserine phosphatase SerB, whose translation MSASQTPPGTPAALGDDDPTLLVKIFGKDRPGITAGLFDTLAAYAVDVIDIEQIVTRGRITLCVLVTAPEGGPGAEGGLRATVHSWAESLRLQAEIISGRGDNRPRGTGRSHVTVLGHPLTAESTAAIAARITGTGGNIDRIFRLAKYPVTAVEFAVSGAGTEALRTALATEAAALGVDVAVVAAGLQRRAQRLVVMDVDSTLIQDEVIELFAAHAGCEAEVAEVTARAMRGELDFEQSLHARVALLAGLDASVAEKVRAEVRLTPGARTLIRTLKRLGYQVGVVSGGFTQVTDDLRERLGLDFASANTLEIVDGKLTGRVTGEIVDRAGKARLLRRFAAEAGVPLSQTVAIGDGANDLDMLNAAGLGVAFNAKPVVREAAHTAVNVPFLDTVLYLLGVTREEVEAANTHDHE comes from the coding sequence ATGAGCGCATCGCAGACCCCGCCTGGCACTCCCGCCGCACTCGGCGACGACGACCCCACCCTCCTCGTCAAGATCTTCGGGAAGGACCGGCCGGGCATCACCGCCGGGCTCTTCGACACCCTCGCCGCCTACGCCGTGGATGTCATAGACATCGAGCAGATCGTCACCCGGGGCCGGATCACCCTGTGCGTCCTGGTGACCGCCCCCGAGGGAGGCCCCGGCGCCGAGGGCGGCCTGCGGGCGACCGTGCACAGCTGGGCGGAGTCCCTGCGGCTCCAGGCGGAGATCATCTCCGGCCGGGGCGACAACCGGCCGCGCGGCACGGGCCGTTCCCATGTGACCGTGCTCGGTCACCCGCTCACGGCGGAGTCGACGGCAGCCATCGCCGCCCGGATCACCGGTACGGGCGGCAATATCGACCGTATCTTCCGGCTGGCCAAGTACCCCGTGACGGCGGTGGAGTTCGCAGTCTCGGGCGCCGGGACGGAGGCGCTGCGCACCGCGCTGGCCACCGAGGCGGCCGCGCTCGGTGTCGATGTGGCGGTCGTGGCGGCCGGGCTCCAGCGTCGGGCGCAGCGCCTGGTCGTGATGGACGTCGACTCGACGCTGATCCAGGACGAGGTCATCGAGCTGTTCGCGGCGCACGCGGGCTGCGAGGCCGAGGTCGCGGAGGTGACGGCCCGGGCGATGCGGGGCGAGCTGGACTTCGAGCAGTCGCTGCACGCCCGGGTGGCGCTGCTGGCGGGGCTGGACGCGTCGGTGGCGGAGAAGGTGCGCGCGGAGGTCCGGCTCACGCCGGGCGCCCGGACGCTGATCCGGACGCTGAAGCGGCTCGGCTATCAGGTGGGTGTCGTCTCCGGCGGCTTCACCCAGGTCACGGACGATCTGCGGGAGCGGCTGGGGCTGGACTTCGCCTCCGCGAACACCCTGGAGATCGTCGACGGCAAGCTGACCGGCCGGGTCACCGGCGAGATCGTGGACCGGGCGGGCAAGGCCCGGCTGCTGCGCCGGTTCGCCGCCGAAGCGGGGGTCCCGCTCTCACAGACGGTGGCGATCGGGGACGGCGCGAACGATCTGGACATGCTCAACGCGGCGGGTCTGGGCGTGGCGTTCAACGCGAAGCCCGTGGTGCGCGAGGCGGCGCACACCGCCGTGAACGTGCCGTTCCTGGACACCGTGCTGTATCTGCTGGGCGTCACCCGCGAAGAGGTCGAGGCCGCGAACACCCACGACCACGAGTGA
- the fabI gene encoding enoyl-ACP reductase FabI, which translates to MSGILAGKRILVTGVLTESSIAFQAAKVAQNEGAEVILTGFGRLSLVERIAKRLPKPAPVIELDVSNQEQLDGLADKVRELQGDDARLDGIVHSIAFGPQGAFNFLEGSWEDVSTAVQVSAYSYKSLATALLPLMPQGSAIVGLTFDAQIAWPKYDWMGVAKAALESTNRYLARDLGPKGIRCNLVSAGPIKSMAAKSIPGFEELADVWNHRAPIGWDLADPEPAGRGVVGLLSDFFPRTTGEIVHVDGGVHMMGA; encoded by the coding sequence ATGAGTGGAATCCTCGCAGGCAAGCGCATCCTGGTCACGGGCGTCCTCACGGAGTCCTCGATCGCCTTCCAGGCCGCCAAGGTCGCCCAGAACGAGGGCGCCGAGGTCATCCTGACCGGCTTCGGGCGGCTCTCGCTCGTCGAGCGCATCGCCAAGCGGCTGCCCAAGCCCGCCCCGGTCATCGAGCTGGACGTCAGCAACCAGGAGCAGCTCGACGGGCTGGCCGACAAGGTCCGTGAGCTCCAGGGCGACGACGCCCGTCTCGACGGCATCGTGCACTCCATCGCCTTCGGTCCGCAGGGTGCCTTCAACTTCCTGGAGGGGAGCTGGGAGGACGTCTCCACGGCCGTCCAGGTCTCGGCGTACTCCTACAAGTCGCTGGCCACGGCCCTGCTGCCGCTGATGCCGCAGGGCTCCGCGATCGTCGGTCTGACCTTCGACGCGCAGATCGCCTGGCCGAAGTACGACTGGATGGGCGTGGCCAAGGCGGCCCTGGAGTCCACCAACCGCTACCTCGCCCGCGACCTCGGTCCGAAGGGCATCCGCTGCAACCTCGTCTCGGCCGGCCCGATCAAGTCGATGGCCGCCAAGTCCATCCCGGGCTTCGAGGAGCTCGCGGACGTGTGGAACCACCGCGCCCCGATCGGCTGGGACCTGGCCGACCCGGAGCCGGCGGGCCGCGGCGTCGTCGGTCTGCTGTCCGACTTCTTCCCGCGCACCACGGGTGAGATCGTCCACGTCGACGGTGGCGTGCACATGATGGGGGCCTAG
- the fabG gene encoding 3-oxoacyl-[acyl-carrier-protein] reductase, with the protein MSRSVLVTGGNRGIGLAIARAFAEAGDKVAFTYRSGEPPAELIDLGCLAVKCDITDPEQVEQAYKEIEEKQGAVEVLVANAGVTRDQLLLRMSEEDFTSVVDTNLTGTFRVVKRASKGMLRARKGRVVLISSVVGLLGSAGQANYAASKAGLVGFARSLARELGSRNITVNVVAPGFVDTDMTRVLSDEQRESITKQVPLARYAQPEEIAASVRFLASDEAAYITGAVIPVDGGLGMGH; encoded by the coding sequence TTGAGCCGCTCGGTTCTCGTCACCGGAGGAAACCGGGGCATCGGCCTCGCCATCGCCCGTGCCTTCGCGGAGGCCGGCGACAAGGTCGCCTTCACCTACCGGTCGGGTGAGCCGCCGGCCGAGCTCATCGACCTGGGCTGCCTCGCCGTGAAGTGCGACATCACGGACCCCGAGCAGGTCGAGCAGGCGTACAAGGAGATCGAGGAGAAGCAGGGCGCGGTCGAGGTGCTGGTGGCCAACGCCGGCGTCACCCGCGATCAGCTGCTGCTGCGCATGTCCGAGGAGGACTTCACCTCCGTGGTGGACACCAACCTCACGGGCACCTTCCGCGTCGTCAAGCGCGCCTCGAAGGGCATGCTGCGCGCCCGCAAGGGCCGTGTCGTGCTGATCTCGTCCGTCGTGGGCCTGCTGGGCTCGGCGGGCCAGGCGAACTACGCCGCCTCCAAGGCCGGGCTGGTCGGCTTCGCCCGCTCGCTCGCCCGCGAGCTGGGCTCCCGCAACATCACGGTCAACGTCGTCGCCCCCGGCTTCGTCGACACCGACATGACCCGCGTGCTCAGCGACGAGCAGCGGGAGAGCATCACGAAGCAGGTTCCGCTCGCGCGCTACGCGCAGCCCGAGGAGATCGCCGCCTCGGTCCGCTTCCTCGCCTCCGACGAGGCCGCATACATCACTGGAGCCGTCATTCCTGTCGACGGCGGATTGGGCATGGGTCACTGA
- a CDS encoding DUF3515 domain-containing protein gives MKPFSRWLVSVPTVVVLLASAGCGADGSAHIAVPDPAPPEEQARLCRELHKKLPATVDGKERRSVSPESEFTAAWGSPPISLRCGVRRPLVVTEGYKYYRPQSPTIEINDVEWLPEEQSDGSLRLTTSKRTAWVEVTVPAKYTGPTGEFSMLVDLSDAVRKIVPFGYIQ, from the coding sequence GTGAAGCCTTTTTCTCGCTGGCTGGTCAGCGTTCCTACAGTTGTCGTTCTGCTTGCGTCTGCTGGCTGCGGGGCTGACGGCAGTGCTCACATCGCCGTTCCGGATCCAGCTCCGCCGGAAGAGCAGGCTCGACTCTGCCGCGAACTGCACAAAAAGCTACCTGCAACCGTTGATGGGAAAGAGCGGCGATCCGTTTCCCCTGAGTCGGAATTCACTGCAGCCTGGGGGAGCCCGCCAATTTCGCTGCGTTGCGGAGTGAGGCGTCCATTGGTAGTCACGGAGGGATACAAGTACTACAGGCCCCAATCTCCGACGATTGAGATCAACGATGTTGAGTGGCTTCCCGAAGAGCAGTCGGACGGGAGCCTGCGTCTGACGACCTCAAAGCGGACTGCCTGGGTAGAGGTGACGGTTCCTGCGAAGTACACCGGCCCCACTGGTGAATTCAGCATGCTCGTCGACCTCTCTGACGCGGTCAGAAAAATCGTTCCCTTCGGATATATCCAATAG
- a CDS encoding CynX/NimT family MFS transporter, with translation MADEDRAAADTAAPTRTTARRPAAEAAPGPGVGGRQRLLLIVGLVIAALNLRPAITSLGPLMKEVRDDLGMSGTLAGLLTSVPTLCFAVFGLAAPRLARRWGPAAVVCAGMVAITAGLAVRPYAGGTAGFLVLSALALAGIAVSNILMPVIVKRWFPDRVGPTTGIYSMAMSAGTSLAAAATVPMTDALGGSWRLGLGIWALLGAAAALVWLAVARSRTARTTNAADKPATPGAGTAPAGTAVRITRSPTAWALAVFFGLQATGAYITMGWMPQIFRDAGVSASTAGVLLATTMLMGVPLSFVLPRLAARLPHQGVLVLVLAAFGLTGYTGLWLAPAAGAWAWALLLGVSNCAFPLALTMIGMRARSGAGVVRLSAFAQSTGYLLSIPGPLLVGALYERTGGWDLPIALMAALMVPQAVAGVLAGRDRTVEDETGAAAPTA, from the coding sequence ATGGCAGACGAAGACCGCGCGGCGGCCGACACCGCCGCACCCACCCGTACCACCGCACGCAGACCGGCGGCCGAAGCCGCGCCGGGGCCGGGCGTCGGGGGCAGGCAGCGTCTCCTGCTGATCGTGGGGCTCGTCATCGCCGCCCTCAACCTCCGGCCCGCCATCACCAGCCTCGGCCCGCTGATGAAGGAGGTCCGCGACGACCTCGGCATGAGCGGCACCCTCGCCGGGCTGCTCACCTCCGTGCCCACCCTGTGCTTCGCGGTCTTCGGTCTCGCCGCGCCCCGGCTGGCCCGCCGCTGGGGCCCGGCCGCGGTCGTCTGCGCCGGCATGGTGGCGATCACCGCCGGTCTCGCGGTCCGGCCGTACGCGGGCGGCACCGCCGGCTTCCTCGTGCTCAGCGCCCTCGCGCTGGCCGGCATAGCCGTCAGCAACATCCTCATGCCCGTGATCGTCAAGCGCTGGTTCCCGGACCGGGTGGGTCCGACGACGGGCATCTACTCCATGGCCATGTCCGCCGGCACCTCCCTCGCCGCGGCCGCCACCGTGCCCATGACCGATGCCCTGGGCGGCAGTTGGCGGCTCGGCCTCGGCATCTGGGCGCTGCTCGGCGCCGCCGCGGCCCTGGTCTGGCTCGCCGTCGCCCGCAGCCGCACGGCCCGGACGACGAACGCCGCCGACAAGCCGGCCACGCCGGGCGCCGGCACCGCGCCCGCCGGTACCGCCGTGCGCATCACCCGCAGCCCCACCGCCTGGGCCCTGGCCGTCTTCTTCGGCCTCCAGGCCACCGGCGCCTACATCACCATGGGCTGGATGCCGCAGATCTTCCGGGACGCCGGGGTCTCCGCCTCCACCGCCGGGGTGCTGCTCGCCACGACCATGCTGATGGGGGTGCCGCTCTCCTTCGTGCTGCCCCGGCTCGCGGCCCGGCTGCCCCACCAGGGCGTCCTCGTGCTCGTCCTCGCCGCCTTCGGTCTGACCGGCTACACCGGGCTGTGGCTGGCCCCGGCCGCCGGCGCCTGGGCCTGGGCGCTGCTGCTCGGCGTCTCCAACTGCGCCTTCCCGCTGGCCCTGACGATGATCGGGATGCGGGCGCGGTCCGGCGCCGGCGTGGTACGGCTGTCCGCCTTCGCGCAGAGCACCGGCTATCTCCTCTCCATCCCCGGCCCGCTGCTCGTCGGCGCCCTCTACGAGCGCACCGGCGGCTGGGACCTGCCGATCGCCCTGATGGCCGCCCTGATGGTGCCTCAGGCCGTGGCGGGCGTGCTGGCCGGCCGCGACCGGACCGTCGAGGACGAGACCGGGGCCGCCGCCCCGACCGCGTGA
- a CDS encoding FadR/GntR family transcriptional regulator codes for MPLNSPRRSPLVDQVIAGLRNQITSGEWPVGSRIPTEPELVEQLGVARNTVREAVRALAHNGLLDIRQGSGTYVAATSELAGVMRRRFAQADPLHVAELRSALETKAAGLAAQRRTEADLRQLDTLLERRERAWDSGDAERFVEADATLHSAVVAAAHNEVLAELYADLGSVVRDFLRADVGPELRPEAHTDHARLVAAIRDRDEATASAEAGAHPFGCRQGADGAAGP; via the coding sequence ATGCCACTGAACTCGCCCCGGCGCTCCCCGCTCGTCGACCAGGTGATCGCCGGGCTCCGGAACCAGATCACCTCCGGTGAATGGCCGGTCGGCTCGCGCATTCCCACCGAGCCCGAGCTGGTCGAGCAGCTCGGGGTGGCCCGCAACACTGTGCGCGAGGCCGTGCGCGCCCTCGCGCACAACGGGCTGCTGGACATCCGGCAGGGCTCGGGGACGTATGTGGCCGCCACCAGCGAACTGGCCGGCGTGATGCGCCGCCGCTTCGCCCAGGCGGATCCGCTGCACGTGGCGGAGCTGCGCAGCGCGCTGGAGACGAAGGCGGCGGGGCTGGCGGCCCAGCGCCGCACGGAGGCGGACCTGCGGCAGCTGGACACGCTGCTGGAGCGCCGCGAGCGGGCCTGGGACTCGGGGGACGCGGAGCGGTTCGTCGAGGCCGACGCCACCTTGCACTCGGCGGTGGTCGCGGCGGCGCACAACGAGGTGCTGGCCGAGCTGTACGCGGACCTGGGCTCGGTGGTCCGCGACTTCCTGCGCGCGGACGTCGGCCCCGAGCTGCGGCCGGAGGCGCACACGGACCACGCGCGGCTGGTGGCGGCGATCAGGGACCGGGACGAGGCGACGGCGTCGGCCGAGGCGGGTGCCCATCCGTTCGGCTGCCGTCAGGGGGCCGACGGGGCCGCCGGGCCCTGA
- a CDS encoding streptophobe family protein: MTIGSGSRRLRGAHVLLTAIAAVSWSFLAMAGVAAAGLHLLGADGAGALGPMTAAAIVLAVGGSVTPSGDVEAFGLQASGAYTAIDIAPLGVSLAGALLLGWIFARSLRAAGGTPRPAELLARVVAVAGLFLLLLAGLAWAGEDTVTIDGKELGLGGGPGGGPHLEIPGLGDIGGGLPDRLADLAGAKAAVGFSVRTGPSLLAGALWVLAVLVIALLVSRRAPLPRGWGAVDRAVRPAVSALCAVLVLAVGAGLAAAAYAATGDGHPRRVLGAALLGAPNGVWLGVPLGLLVPWRGSASGALTQVLPAPLDELLGMSADETVTVGRLAEFDSRVWLLTVACALLMLTAGLLTAVRTPRGRTGPVGFAARCALRLALASALVLPLLVLLTRVKADASLSVLGFDAFGAGLELSGNVPVALVLGAVWGAGAGAGGALLALATGAAGLRATTGAPGAGAARAYPDPAWLPGPYNPSSAYRPSRGDTNPYLRPVVGDPPPRYPGAGDPGAQTQTQTGQPPLPPRPRPRYGRPFGTPPEEPPPPGVPGRRR; encoded by the coding sequence ATGACCATCGGCAGCGGCAGCCGCCGCCTGCGCGGCGCACATGTACTGCTCACCGCGATAGCGGCGGTGAGCTGGTCCTTTCTGGCCATGGCGGGGGTGGCGGCGGCGGGCCTGCATCTGCTCGGGGCGGACGGGGCGGGCGCGCTCGGACCGATGACGGCGGCCGCGATCGTGCTCGCCGTGGGGGGATCCGTCACACCTTCGGGCGATGTGGAGGCCTTTGGTCTGCAGGCATCCGGCGCGTACACCGCGATCGACATCGCGCCACTGGGGGTGAGCCTGGCGGGGGCACTGCTGCTGGGCTGGATCTTCGCCCGGTCGCTGCGGGCGGCCGGCGGCACCCCGCGCCCGGCCGAGCTCCTCGCCCGGGTGGTCGCGGTGGCCGGGCTCTTTCTGCTCCTGCTCGCCGGTCTCGCCTGGGCGGGCGAGGACACCGTCACCATCGACGGCAAGGAGCTCGGCCTCGGCGGCGGCCCGGGCGGGGGCCCGCATCTGGAGATACCCGGCCTCGGCGACATCGGCGGCGGCCTGCCGGACCGGCTCGCCGACCTGGCGGGCGCCAAAGCGGCGGTCGGTTTCAGTGTGCGGACCGGGCCCTCACTGCTGGCCGGAGCGCTGTGGGTGCTCGCCGTCCTGGTGATCGCGCTGCTGGTCTCGCGCCGGGCACCGCTGCCGCGCGGCTGGGGCGCGGTGGACCGCGCCGTGCGCCCGGCGGTCTCCGCGCTGTGCGCCGTGCTGGTGCTGGCGGTCGGCGCGGGCCTCGCCGCGGCCGCGTACGCGGCGACGGGCGACGGCCATCCGCGGCGGGTGCTGGGGGCGGCCCTGCTCGGCGCGCCGAACGGGGTCTGGCTGGGGGTGCCGCTGGGACTGCTCGTCCCCTGGCGGGGCTCGGCCAGCGGGGCGCTCACCCAGGTGCTGCCCGCCCCGCTCGACGAGCTGCTGGGGATGAGCGCGGACGAGACGGTGACGGTGGGCCGGCTCGCGGAGTTCGACAGCCGGGTGTGGCTGCTGACCGTGGCGTGCGCGCTGCTCATGCTCACGGCCGGGCTGCTGACCGCGGTCCGCACGCCCCGCGGCCGGACCGGTCCGGTGGGCTTCGCGGCCCGGTGCGCGCTGCGGCTCGCTCTCGCCTCGGCGCTCGTGCTGCCGCTGCTGGTGCTGCTGACCCGGGTGAAGGCGGACGCGAGCCTGTCGGTGCTCGGCTTCGACGCCTTCGGGGCGGGGCTGGAGCTGAGCGGGAACGTCCCCGTGGCGCTGGTGCTGGGCGCCGTGTGGGGCGCGGGCGCCGGGGCGGGCGGGGCGCTGCTGGCCCTGGCCACGGGCGCGGCCGGGCTCCGGGCCACCACGGGCGCGCCGGGGGCGGGCGCGGCCCGCGCGTACCCCGATCCGGCCTGGCTGCCGGGGCCGTACAACCCCTCGTCGGCGTACCGTCCCTCGCGCGGGGACACCAATCCCTATCTGCGGCCGGTCGTAGGCGACCCGCCGCCCCGGTACCCCGGCGCGGGCGATCCGGGCGCCCAGACGCAGACCCAGACGGGGCAGCCGCCGCTGCCGCCCCGCCCCCGGCCCCGCTACGGGCGGCCGTTCGGGACGCCGCCGGAGGAGCCGCCACCGCCGGGGGTGCCCGGGCGGCGGCGCTGA